One part of the Chryseobacterium mulctrae genome encodes these proteins:
- a CDS encoding WG repeat-containing protein has product MSKLPVVNEEVPLLIPQKKNGKSGFVNQKGKFVIQPEYDLVMFFGEDCNLLNSPNEKIRKFGGGDFATVEKDKITFRINRSGKKVYQYKDADLGKCSLELKKALFHAYILNKKYGIIEDSKFKNPSDRNQFTIYPSYQYLYILEGNDLANPMIVATYNDKFGVIDINNKIIIPFEYSDIKRNYSWKLGKMFEVTKDDKNYYYIDSYNRSY; this is encoded by the coding sequence GTGTCGAAACTTCCTGTGGTTAATGAAGAAGTGCCATTGCTGATTCCGCAAAAAAAGAATGGAAAATCGGGCTTCGTCAATCAAAAAGGAAAATTTGTAATTCAGCCGGAGTATGATTTGGTGATGTTTTTTGGTGAAGATTGCAACCTTTTAAACTCTCCCAACGAGAAAATCAGAAAGTTTGGAGGCGGAGATTTTGCCACTGTAGAAAAAGATAAAATTACCTTCAGAATTAATAGATCGGGCAAAAAAGTTTATCAATATAAAGATGCTGATTTGGGAAAATGTAGTTTGGAACTGAAAAAAGCATTATTTCATGCCTATATTTTAAACAAAAAATACGGAATTATTGAAGATTCGAAATTTAAAAACCCATCAGATCGCAATCAGTTTACCATTTATCCAAGTTATCAGTATCTCTATATTTTGGAAGGCAATGATTTGGCAAATCCGATGATCGTGGCAACGTATAATGATAAATTTGGTGTGATTGATATCAATAATAAGATTATCATTCCGTTTGAATATTCAGATATAAAAAGGAATTACAGCTGGAAATTGGGCAAAATGTTTGAAGTCACAAAAGATGATAAAAACTATTATTATATAGATTCTTACAACCGATCTTACTAA
- a CDS encoding TonB-dependent receptor, whose amino-acid sequence MKGLFFLGLTASSLSFAQTLNNDSLKIREIEAVNFTKRLPVAKEIINVQKDLDGRNLGQDLPILLKNQTSIISTSDAGNGVGYTGFRIRGVAGRGINVMMNGVPFNDSESQGTFFVNVPDLTSSASQIVIQRGVGTSNNGVSAFGASINIISKEPEEKFYFKTDDSYGSFNTYKYSAEVGSGKFWKDRLSVMGRYSYIHSDGYIDRAFSDLNSYNFTALFEEGKTKLRLMAFGGKEKTYQAWNGIDRQTWETNPRLNYSGQYTDLFTGEEKFYDNETDNYRQNHYQFLWEQNINERWNLETTLHYTKGRGFYENYVRVNEEDEEATHYSNYNLPVFELNGSPVNQTDFIRKKWLNNDFYGLVSTLYGKFENLDLNFGLVGNQYYGKHYGNVTGVYFPNIDEYEYYRNRSVKTEAAAFAKALIKVNDFEFFGDLQLRNIDYDTKILMEGDGEGANLNKNWLFFNPKAGVNYKLGNGKVFFSYAHAQREPNRDDLISNNDVKSEKLHDFEAGIEKQFGKVAFTANLYYMYYLNQLVLNGQISNIGEFIRTNSGKSYRRGVEIGALAKLSKQWEISANVSVSQNRNLDFRIKNKKEITELGNTEISFSPNLIANLSLKYNPTKNFHFALMNQFVGKQYLDNTETQSLQLDDYLLTDFNAQYDFKIAKHEVALKLLVNNIFNQKYVNNGYVYNGPVYFSQAGTNFMFGISWKIQ is encoded by the coding sequence ATGAAAGGATTGTTTTTTTTAGGACTTACCGCAAGTTCCCTGAGTTTTGCACAAACTCTAAATAATGATTCTCTGAAAATCAGAGAAATTGAAGCTGTCAACTTTACCAAAAGACTTCCTGTTGCCAAAGAAATCATCAATGTTCAGAAAGATCTTGACGGGAGAAATCTCGGACAAGATTTACCTATTCTCTTAAAAAATCAAACCTCAATTATCTCAACTTCTGATGCCGGAAATGGTGTTGGTTACACCGGTTTTAGAATTCGTGGAGTTGCCGGAAGAGGAATTAATGTGATGATGAATGGCGTTCCGTTCAACGATTCTGAAAGTCAGGGAACTTTCTTCGTGAATGTTCCGGATCTTACGAGCTCGGCTTCACAAATTGTGATTCAAAGAGGTGTGGGGACATCTAATAACGGAGTTTCTGCCTTTGGAGCAAGTATTAATATTATTTCTAAAGAGCCTGAAGAAAAGTTTTATTTCAAAACAGATGACAGCTACGGATCATTTAATACGTACAAATATTCAGCTGAGGTAGGTTCCGGTAAATTCTGGAAAGATCGACTTTCTGTAATGGGAAGATATTCATATATTCATTCTGATGGATATATCGACAGAGCTTTTTCAGATTTAAATTCTTACAATTTCACAGCTTTATTTGAGGAAGGGAAAACAAAACTTCGCTTGATGGCTTTTGGAGGTAAAGAAAAAACGTATCAAGCCTGGAACGGAATAGATAGGCAGACTTGGGAAACAAATCCTAGATTAAATTATTCCGGTCAATATACAGATCTTTTTACAGGAGAGGAAAAGTTTTATGATAACGAAACGGATAATTACAGACAAAATCATTATCAGTTTTTATGGGAGCAAAACATCAACGAGCGTTGGAATCTTGAAACGACTCTCCATTACACAAAAGGAAGAGGGTTTTATGAAAATTACGTAAGAGTGAACGAAGAAGATGAGGAAGCAACGCATTATTCCAACTACAATCTTCCGGTGTTTGAATTAAACGGTTCTCCGGTAAATCAAACTGATTTTATCAGGAAAAAATGGTTGAATAATGATTTTTACGGCTTGGTTTCTACCTTGTACGGAAAGTTTGAAAATCTAGATTTGAATTTCGGTTTAGTAGGAAATCAGTATTACGGAAAACATTATGGGAATGTTACCGGAGTGTATTTTCCAAATATTGATGAATATGAATATTACCGTAATCGTTCGGTGAAAACTGAGGCTGCTGCTTTTGCCAAAGCATTAATTAAAGTAAATGATTTTGAATTCTTTGGAGATCTTCAGTTGAGAAATATCGATTACGATACAAAAATCTTAATGGAAGGCGATGGAGAAGGTGCGAATCTTAATAAAAACTGGCTGTTTTTTAATCCAAAAGCGGGAGTTAATTATAAATTAGGCAACGGAAAAGTTTTCTTTTCTTATGCTCATGCGCAACGTGAGCCCAATCGTGATGATTTAATATCAAACAATGATGTGAAATCAGAAAAGCTTCATGATTTTGAAGCAGGAATTGAAAAGCAATTTGGAAAAGTAGCTTTTACAGCCAATCTTTATTATATGTATTACCTGAATCAGCTGGTTTTAAACGGTCAGATCAGTAATATCGGAGAGTTTATCAGAACCAATTCCGGGAAAAGTTACAGAAGAGGTGTAGAAATTGGAGCTTTGGCAAAACTTTCAAAACAATGGGAAATCTCAGCAAATGTAAGTGTGAGTCAAAACAGAAACCTTGATTTTAGAATTAAAAATAAAAAAGAGATTACCGAGCTTGGGAATACTGAAATTTCTTTTTCACCTAATTTAATTGCCAATCTTAGCCTGAAATACAATCCAACTAAGAATTTCCACTTTGCCTTGATGAATCAGTTTGTTGGAAAGCAATATTTAGATAATACAGAAACTCAGAGTTTGCAACTTGATGATTATTTACTTACAGATTTTAATGCCCAGTATGATTTTAAAATCGCAAAACATGAGGTTGCTTTAAAGCTTTTGGTGAATAATATTTTTAATCAAAAATATGTAAACAACGGGTATGTTTACAACGGTCCAGTTTATTTTTCTCAGGCAGGAACCAATTTTATGTTTGGGATCAGCTGGAAAATTCAATAA
- a CDS encoding HU domain-containing protein has product MNISAYILDYLKQFGTVTVPKFGVFSLENSKAVINSDNGSILPPSSKIAFHSDYQVSSDDLVDFISNKKSISKEAAESELQIQTDFWKKKLQAEHTLEIQNLGTIFLEDGELHFNGNRLESDHPDFYGLEEIRFSDINEGDSFESPINPEKDYKFNKSILWIFLFIIPVLGILYLGYTQQELLFGKKSFDDVSVQTKTKRIEKKMPVKIDSAQIKRADSVKAFKVDSLKKDSIKQAAKTWKPNSKKK; this is encoded by the coding sequence ATGAATATTTCAGCTTACATTTTAGACTATTTGAAACAATTTGGAACGGTTACTGTTCCAAAGTTTGGTGTATTTTCTCTGGAAAATTCTAAAGCGGTCATCAACTCAGACAACGGAAGTATTCTTCCTCCTTCTTCAAAAATTGCATTCCATTCCGATTATCAGGTTTCATCTGATGATTTGGTAGATTTTATCAGCAATAAAAAATCAATTTCAAAAGAAGCGGCTGAAAGCGAATTGCAGATTCAGACTGATTTTTGGAAGAAAAAACTTCAGGCAGAGCATACTTTGGAGATCCAGAATCTCGGAACTATTTTTCTTGAAGACGGAGAACTTCATTTCAACGGAAATCGTTTAGAATCTGATCATCCTGATTTTTATGGTTTGGAAGAAATTCGTTTCTCCGATATCAATGAAGGTGACTCTTTCGAAAGCCCTATAAACCCTGAGAAAGATTATAAATTTAATAAATCAATTCTTTGGATTTTCCTTTTTATCATTCCGGTTTTAGGAATATTATATTTAGGATATACTCAACAGGAACTTCTCTTTGGAAAAAAATCTTTTGATGATGTTTCGGTACAGACCAAAACAAAGAGAATTGAAAAGAAAATGCCGGTAAAAATAGATTCGGCACAGATAAAAAGAGCAGATTCTGTAAAAGCTTTTAAAGTGGATTCTCTTAAAAAAGATTCAATAAAGCAGGCTGCAAAAACTTGGAAACCCAATTCCAAAAAAAAGTAA
- a CDS encoding acyl-CoA thioesterase encodes MTKIKKASESLTVMTNIVLPNDTNQLRNLFGGELLARMDRCASISATRHCERRVVTASVNHVSFDHPIPEGGIVVMESKVSRAFGTSMEIYVDVWLDDPINQKKIQTNKGIYTFVAVDEFNRPIPIPQMEPETELEKERFAAALRRKELSLILSGRMKPTDSVELKKLFAGETV; translated from the coding sequence ATGACAAAAATAAAAAAGGCGTCAGAATCTCTGACGGTAATGACGAATATCGTACTTCCCAATGATACCAACCAACTGAGAAACCTTTTTGGAGGTGAGTTGTTAGCTAGAATGGATCGTTGCGCATCAATTTCTGCAACCAGACATTGCGAAAGAAGAGTGGTAACAGCTTCTGTGAACCACGTTTCTTTTGATCATCCAATTCCGGAAGGAGGAATCGTTGTGATGGAATCTAAGGTTTCACGTGCATTCGGAACTTCGATGGAAATTTATGTGGATGTTTGGTTAGATGATCCAATCAACCAGAAAAAAATTCAAACGAATAAAGGAATTTATACTTTCGTTGCGGTTGATGAGTTTAACCGCCCAATCCCAATTCCTCAGATGGAGCCGGAAACCGAGCTTGAAAAAGAAAGATTCGCAGCTGCTTTAAGAAGAAAAGAATTATCGTTGATCCTTTCGGGAAGAATGAAGCCAACAGATTCTGTAGAATTGAAAAAGCTATTTGCAGGAGAAACGGTTTAA
- a CDS encoding GxxExxY protein → MTTNISENEISKIVYESGYLVHKTLGPGLLESAYEECMLYELKKEGLFVEKQKPMPLIYDQIKMDVGYRLDLLIENKFIVEVKSVEALNDIHLAQILTYLRLSNCRLGMLINFNTLHFKNGVKRVINGIL, encoded by the coding sequence ATGACAACCAATATTTCAGAAAATGAAATTTCAAAAATTGTTTACGAATCCGGCTATTTAGTTCATAAAACTTTAGGTCCTGGACTTTTAGAAAGTGCATATGAAGAATGTATGTTGTATGAACTGAAAAAAGAAGGACTATTTGTAGAAAAGCAAAAACCAATGCCCTTAATTTATGACCAAATAAAAATGGATGTTGGTTACAGATTAGATTTACTTATTGAAAATAAATTTATTGTAGAAGTAAAATCGGTTGAAGCTTTAAATGACATTCATCTGGCTCAAATTCTTACTTACTTACGGTTAAGTAATTGTAGATTGGGAATGTTGATTAATTTTAATACGCTTCATTTTAAAAATGGAGTAAAAAGAGTAATCAACGGAATATTATAA
- a CDS encoding 2-hydroxyacid dehydrogenase gives MRILLLDKNHPLIIEQLLAKNFILEEDFTSSYDEVCGKIQNYDGVIIRSRIPLDKNFLEKASNLKFIARVGAGMENIDIPVAEKQGIQLINSPEGNRDSVAEHVVGMLLILMNRLFIASNEVKKGIWLREENRGDELLGKTVGLIGYGNMGKATAKRLSGFGCTVIFHDILPDLSDEFATQVSLKELKEKAEVLSLHIPMTEETHYLVNSTFINEMKNDFYFVNTARGKNVETRYLVEALKAGKVKGACLDVLEYEKASFENLETDNDDLGYLLNSEKVIVTPHIAGWTHQSKEKLAQVIVDKIIASFC, from the coding sequence ATGAGAATCTTATTATTAGATAAAAATCACCCTCTTATTATCGAACAACTTTTAGCGAAGAACTTTATTTTGGAAGAAGATTTTACGTCTTCGTATGATGAGGTTTGTGGTAAAATTCAAAACTATGATGGAGTAATTATCAGAAGCAGAATTCCTTTAGACAAAAATTTCTTAGAAAAAGCAAGCAATCTGAAATTCATTGCAAGAGTAGGAGCGGGTATGGAAAATATTGATATTCCTGTTGCTGAAAAACAGGGGATTCAATTAATAAATTCTCCTGAAGGGAACAGAGATTCCGTTGCTGAACATGTAGTTGGAATGTTGCTGATTTTAATGAACCGTCTTTTCATTGCTTCAAATGAAGTGAAAAAAGGAATTTGGTTACGTGAAGAAAATCGTGGTGATGAATTATTGGGGAAAACTGTTGGTCTTATCGGTTATGGAAACATGGGAAAAGCTACTGCAAAAAGACTTTCAGGTTTTGGATGTACGGTGATTTTTCATGATATTCTTCCTGATCTTTCAGATGAGTTTGCAACGCAGGTTTCTTTGAAAGAATTAAAAGAAAAAGCGGAAGTTTTAAGCTTGCATATTCCTATGACGGAGGAAACTCATTATTTGGTTAACTCAACGTTTATTAATGAAATGAAAAATGATTTCTATTTCGTTAATACCGCAAGAGGAAAGAATGTTGAAACGAGATATTTAGTTGAAGCCTTAAAAGCCGGAAAAGTGAAAGGTGCTTGTCTTGATGTTTTAGAATATGAAAAAGCTTCTTTTGAAAACCTAGAAACAGACAATGACGACTTAGGCTATCTTTTAAATTCAGAAAAAGTAATCGTAACGCCTCATATTGCAGGCTGGACTCATCAAAGCAAAGAGAAATTGGCACAAGTAATTGTAGATAAAATTATTGCATCATTTTGTTAA
- a CDS encoding serine hydrolase domain-containing protein, producing the protein MKKLNLVLVTTVFLFLFSCKNKSENKSATAESTTNLPNYGNVDLTKVFASGDFNLLDKDYAVNYIDQYYKKVWERGNLSGSFLVAQGDQILYENYRGFAREGNQNPINQNMALHVASVSKTLTAMAMMKLIEAGKIKLTDHLTQFFPAFPYPNVTVQTLLDQRSGLPKYEYFITKIQPAPAELSKTYITNQDVLNMIIKYKPELARDTDTGFMYCNTNYALLALLIEKITKTPFPQAMKEMVFTPLKMTNTYIFQEKDIPTASQSFYFGGNKLYPLDRLDLIYGDKNVYTTPRDLFNFSKAMFSKDFLKPELMQMVFAPYSNEKAGQNNYGLGFRMKIFDNGEKLTYHNGWWHGTNSVFAHLLKSKVTIIAIGNKYSGRVYSALALSGLFEDFPPQKDKLHSIMNDNQDTLKTGTEVFGE; encoded by the coding sequence ATGAAGAAGCTTAACCTCGTACTTGTTACCACCGTATTTTTATTTCTATTTTCCTGTAAAAACAAATCTGAAAACAAATCTGCAACAGCAGAATCTACGACCAATCTTCCCAACTATGGAAATGTAGATTTAACTAAAGTTTTTGCTTCAGGAGATTTCAATCTTCTTGATAAAGATTACGCCGTAAATTATATCGACCAGTATTATAAAAAGGTTTGGGAAAGAGGTAATTTAAGTGGAAGTTTCTTGGTCGCACAGGGAGATCAGATTTTATATGAAAATTACAGAGGTTTTGCACGAGAAGGAAATCAAAATCCTATAAATCAAAATATGGCATTGCATGTTGCTTCAGTTTCAAAAACATTGACGGCAATGGCAATGATGAAGTTAATTGAAGCTGGAAAAATAAAATTAACAGACCATTTAACACAGTTTTTCCCTGCATTTCCTTATCCTAATGTGACGGTTCAGACTTTATTAGACCAAAGAAGCGGACTGCCGAAATACGAATATTTTATTACTAAAATTCAACCTGCTCCTGCAGAACTTTCTAAAACGTACATTACAAATCAGGATGTTTTGAATATGATCATCAAATACAAACCTGAATTGGCGAGAGATACTGATACAGGATTTATGTATTGCAATACCAATTATGCGCTTTTGGCTTTGTTGATTGAGAAAATTACTAAAACTCCTTTTCCACAAGCAATGAAGGAAATGGTTTTCACTCCGCTGAAAATGACGAATACGTATATTTTTCAGGAAAAAGATATTCCTACAGCATCACAATCATTTTATTTTGGCGGAAATAAACTGTATCCTTTAGACAGATTAGACCTCATTTACGGGGATAAAAATGTTTATACCACACCAAGAGATCTTTTTAATTTTTCGAAAGCAATGTTTTCTAAAGATTTTTTAAAGCCGGAATTGATGCAAATGGTTTTTGCGCCTTACAGCAATGAAAAAGCAGGTCAAAATAATTATGGTTTAGGTTTCAGAATGAAAATTTTTGATAACGGAGAAAAGCTAACCTATCACAACGGTTGGTGGCACGGTACAAATTCTGTTTTTGCCCATCTTTTAAAATCAAAAGTGACCATTATTGCTATAGGAAACAAGTATTCTGGTAGAGTTTACTCAGCTTTAGCTTTGTCGGGTCTTTTCGAAGATTTTCCACCTCAGAAAGATAAACTTCACAGCATTATGAATGATAATCAGGACACTTTAAAAACAGGAACTGAGGTTTTTGGAGAATAA
- a CDS encoding Ig-like domain-containing protein, whose protein sequence is MKRFLLLFIIGILVQSCARVGSPIGGLKDTLAPEAIGSNIDSARVNVRRDIKELRIDFNEYITLKDINKNLNISPPIKNIKRILPSNIANKYMVIQWTDTLQANTTYNFNFGNAIVDNSEGNVLRYYNFAFSTGEKLDDLYISGVVTDALALKKKSSSDNKMVVGLYQLKDSMDYKQKPYYITKVDDDGYYELNYLAKGKYKIIAFDDDNENSIYNPGKEKIAFQKDTVVVEKSISGLNLKLFPSKKLFKNPELKEMPGGILMTFEGNPEEVKVLSVSEKLKDIKVTHKPKSDSVKIWFDAVKSDVGQTVNEKLEFSYDTGTKQDTVVSFYKYNKKNVMDVISENGGALLPPKTAFKISSTYLIDKINPEKWTLKIDSTTVQPFTAKISETNPYQILITSDFISGKKYQLTIPKTTISSYYEKNSESKRFDFEIDKIENYGLLEVILQNAPTKKYWLQLLDSSEKAIYQVYTSGNSVTFDVLKPAEYIIRILVDNNENGYWDPADFETSTFAEDSYTYYKTAVIRPLWTSRETWDLKDTKVLDISKFGTATSAAKAQSNENKSTTNPTNNSSIQNNNSGTRGTNRNLELRR, encoded by the coding sequence ATGAAAAGATTTCTTCTTTTATTCATCATCGGAATTCTTGTACAGTCTTGTGCAAGAGTAGGCTCACCAATTGGAGGTCTTAAAGATACTTTGGCTCCTGAAGCTATAGGTTCAAATATAGATTCTGCAAGAGTCAATGTAAGAAGAGACATTAAAGAACTTCGTATTGATTTTAATGAATATATTACTTTAAAGGATATTAATAAAAATCTTAATATTTCGCCACCTATTAAGAATATTAAGAGAATTCTCCCTTCGAATATTGCCAATAAATATATGGTGATTCAGTGGACAGATACTTTACAGGCAAATACTACGTATAATTTCAATTTTGGAAATGCAATCGTTGATAACAGCGAAGGTAATGTATTGAGATATTATAATTTTGCTTTTTCTACGGGCGAAAAGCTTGATGATCTGTACATCAGTGGAGTGGTTACAGATGCATTAGCTTTAAAAAAGAAAAGCAGTTCTGATAACAAAATGGTGGTTGGTCTTTATCAGTTGAAAGACAGTATGGATTATAAACAGAAACCATATTACATCACCAAAGTAGATGATGACGGATATTATGAACTAAATTATCTTGCCAAAGGAAAATACAAGATTATTGCCTTTGATGACGATAACGAGAACTCTATTTACAATCCTGGAAAAGAAAAAATAGCATTTCAAAAAGACACTGTTGTTGTTGAAAAATCTATTTCCGGATTAAATTTAAAATTATTTCCTTCTAAAAAGCTGTTTAAAAACCCTGAGTTAAAAGAAATGCCGGGAGGAATTTTGATGACTTTTGAAGGGAATCCTGAAGAGGTAAAAGTACTTTCGGTAAGCGAAAAACTAAAAGACATCAAAGTGACTCATAAGCCAAAATCAGATTCTGTGAAGATTTGGTTTGATGCGGTAAAAAGTGATGTTGGGCAAACTGTGAACGAAAAATTAGAGTTCAGCTACGACACCGGAACAAAGCAGGATACTGTTGTTTCTTTTTATAAATACAATAAGAAGAACGTAATGGATGTTATTAGCGAAAATGGAGGGGCTTTATTGCCTCCGAAAACTGCTTTCAAAATCTCATCCACTTATCTCATCGACAAAATTAACCCAGAGAAGTGGACTTTAAAGATTGACAGTACAACGGTACAACCATTTACTGCGAAAATATCAGAGACCAATCCTTATCAGATTTTAATAACATCAGATTTCATTTCCGGAAAGAAATATCAGTTAACGATTCCAAAAACTACGATTTCTTCTTATTATGAAAAAAATTCTGAGTCTAAACGTTTCGATTTTGAAATTGATAAGATTGAAAATTACGGACTTTTAGAAGTGATACTTCAAAATGCTCCGACTAAAAAATACTGGCTGCAACTTTTAGATTCTTCAGAAAAAGCAATATATCAAGTATATACCAGCGGAAATTCGGTTACGTTTGATGTATTGAAACCTGCAGAATATATTATCCGAATTTTGGTAGATAATAATGAAAACGGATATTGGGATCCTGCAGATTTTGAAACTTCTACTTTTGCAGAAGATTCTTATACTTATTATAAAACTGCAGTTATTCGACCTTTATGGACTTCAAGAGAAACCTGGGATCTGAAAGATACAAAAGTACTTGATATCAGTAAATTCGGAACAGCCACAAGTGCTGCAAAAGCTCAGTCTAACGAGAATAAATCGACAACAAACCCAACAAATAATTCTTCAATTCAGAATAACAATTCTGGAACTAGAGGAACGAATAGAAATCTTGAATTAAGAAGATAA
- a CDS encoding heme-binding domain-containing protein, with protein sequence MQKFKKIVFWCLVGFAMIQFIPVDKVNKPVDQNKNFVKVENTPPKVAALLKNACYDCHSDETVYPKYAYIAPFSWSVKSHVNDGREHLNFSVWGSYNKDLKQNMLKHSIQTIESKVMPMPAYIVYHPEANLSKEDRLLLNNYFKGILDSKKY encoded by the coding sequence ATGCAGAAGTTTAAGAAAATCGTTTTTTGGTGTTTGGTAGGTTTTGCAATGATTCAGTTTATTCCGGTTGATAAAGTAAATAAACCTGTAGATCAAAACAAAAATTTTGTTAAGGTTGAAAATACGCCACCCAAAGTCGCTGCATTATTGAAAAATGCTTGCTACGATTGTCATTCCGATGAAACGGTTTATCCTAAATATGCTTATATAGCTCCGTTCTCTTGGTCGGTGAAAAGTCATGTTAATGACGGAAGAGAGCATCTGAATTTTTCTGTTTGGGGGAGTTACAATAAAGATTTAAAGCAAAATATGCTTAAGCATTCGATACAAACTATTGAAAGCAAAGTAATGCCAATGCCTGCTTATATTGTTTATCACCCAGAAGCCAACCTTTCTAAAGAAGATAGGCTGCTTTTAAATAATTATTTTAAAGGAATTTTAGATTCTAAAAAATACTAG
- a CDS encoding NUDIX hydrolase gives MKILKFCPNCGNKTLNWDGEKKWSCAECSFTLYNNVAGAVAVVIRCGDEIYLTRRNQEPKKGKLDLAGGFVDPKESAENTCKRELFEELQLEIDIKNLRYLTSLPNVYQYKEIDYNTIDLFYEYRVSEKFEVNIELSEISETQWIPISEINLDDIAFDSQKKFFEQYLKDFN, from the coding sequence ATGAAAATATTAAAATTTTGTCCGAATTGCGGAAATAAAACCCTCAATTGGGACGGAGAAAAAAAATGGAGCTGCGCTGAGTGCAGCTTCACTTTGTATAATAATGTTGCAGGAGCTGTTGCTGTAGTAATTCGCTGTGGAGATGAAATCTATTTAACACGAAGAAATCAGGAGCCTAAGAAAGGGAAACTTGATTTAGCCGGAGGATTTGTAGACCCGAAAGAAAGTGCAGAAAACACTTGTAAAAGGGAACTTTTTGAGGAACTTCAGCTTGAAATTGATATTAAAAATCTAAGATATCTAACGAGTCTTCCGAATGTATATCAATACAAAGAAATTGATTATAATACGATTGATTTGTTTTATGAATATCGTGTTTCTGAGAAGTTTGAAGTGAATATAGAATTGTCTGAGATTTCAGAAACCCAATGGATTCCAATTTCTGAAATTAACCTTGATGATATTGCTTTTGATTCTCAGAAGAAATTCTTCGAACAGTATTTAAAAGATTTTAATTAG
- the xerD gene encoding site-specific tyrosine recombinase XerD → MTWDEKIKDFEIFLRFERNFSENTLDAYIRDIKKLKDYAVGDLENTGPEKITYDNLQEYIFKLSKQKFSERSQARWISSIKAFFRYLLEDEIRHDNPSTLLEGPKLGLYLPDTLSLADIEKIIEAIERGSDLGKRNHCIIEVLYGCGLRVSELIDIKISNINFKENYIKVIGKGNKTRFVPLAQYTAKLLKEYITEVRSKNKANKKNEDTLFLNSRGTSMSRVIVFIIIKELTDKAGVSKKISPHTFRHSFATHLLQNGADLRYIQEMLGHSSITTTGIYTHLKTEELRDVILNYHPRNSNIA, encoded by the coding sequence ATGACTTGGGATGAAAAAATTAAAGATTTCGAAATCTTTCTGCGCTTTGAAAGAAATTTTTCAGAAAACACACTCGACGCTTATATCCGCGACATTAAAAAACTTAAAGATTACGCAGTAGGCGACCTCGAAAATACAGGTCCTGAAAAGATTACGTATGATAATCTTCAGGAATATATTTTCAAACTATCTAAACAGAAATTCAGCGAACGATCACAAGCAAGATGGATTTCTTCCATTAAAGCTTTCTTCAGGTATTTACTGGAAGACGAAATTCGTCATGATAATCCTTCAACATTGTTGGAAGGACCTAAATTAGGTTTATATCTACCCGATACATTAAGCCTTGCTGATATTGAAAAAATCATCGAAGCTATCGAAAGAGGCTCAGACTTAGGCAAAAGAAATCATTGCATCATTGAAGTGCTTTATGGTTGTGGACTCAGAGTTTCTGAATTAATTGATATTAAAATATCTAATATCAATTTTAAAGAAAACTATATTAAAGTTATCGGGAAGGGCAACAAAACACGTTTTGTTCCTTTAGCACAATACACTGCAAAACTTTTGAAAGAATACATTACTGAAGTACGTTCTAAAAACAAAGCCAACAAAAAAAACGAAGACACTCTTTTCCTTAACAGTAGAGGAACTTCAATGTCTCGCGTGATTGTATTTATTATTATTAAAGAATTAACAGATAAAGCGGGAGTGAGTAAGAAAATCTCTCCGCACACATTCAGACATTCGTTTGCTACGCATTTGTTACAAAACGGAGCCGACTTACGTTATATTCAGGAAATGTTGGGACATTCAAGCATTACAACAACCGGAATTTATACCCATTTAAAAACAGAAGAACTTCGGGATGTGATACTAAATTATCACCCGAGAAACTCTAATATTGCTTAA